Proteins found in one Chlamydia pneumoniae TW-183 genomic segment:
- the rplE gene encoding 50S ribosomal protein L5 — protein MSRLKKFYTEEIRKSLFEKFGYANKMQIPVLKKIVLSMGLAEAAKDKNLFQAHLEELTMISGQKPLVTKARNSIAGFKLREGQGIGAKVTLRGIRMYDFMDRFCNIVSPRIRDFRGFSNKGDGRGCYSVGLDDQQIFPEINLDRVKRTQGLNITWVTTAQTDDECTTLLELMGLRFKKAQ, from the coding sequence ATGAGTAGATTAAAAAAATTCTATACTGAAGAAATTCGCAAATCTTTGTTTGAAAAGTTTGGCTATGCAAATAAAATGCAGATCCCTGTTCTTAAAAAAATTGTCTTAAGTATGGGACTTGCTGAAGCCGCTAAAGATAAAAATTTATTCCAAGCCCACTTAGAAGAATTGACCATGATCTCTGGGCAAAAACCGTTAGTAACAAAAGCTCGAAATTCTATTGCCGGTTTTAAATTACGAGAAGGTCAAGGAATCGGTGCAAAAGTTACCCTTCGTGGAATTCGTATGTACGATTTTATGGATCGTTTCTGTAATATTGTTTCTCCACGGATTCGCGACTTCCGCGGATTTTCTAATAAAGGAGACGGAAGGGGTTGCTATTCTGTAGGATTAGACGATCAACAAATTTTCCCAGAAATTAATTTAGATCGTGTGAAGCGCACCCAGGGATTGAATATCACATGGGTAACTACCGCGCAAACAGATGATGAGTGCACCACTCTATTAGAGTTGATGGGCTTACGATTTAAGAAAGCTCAATAA
- the rplD gene encoding 50S ribosomal protein L4 — MVLLSKFDFSGNKIGEVEVADSLFADEGDGLQLIKDYIVAIRANKRQWSACTRNRSEVSHSTKKPFKQKGTGNARQGCLASPQFRGGGIVFGPKPKFNQHVRINRKERKAAIRLLLAQKIQTNKLTVVDDTVFVDALTAPKTQSALRFLKDCNVECRSILFIDHLDHVEKNENLRLSLRNLTAVKGFVYGININGYDLASAHNIVISKKALQELVERLVSETKD; from the coding sequence ATGGTTTTATTATCAAAATTTGATTTTTCAGGAAATAAAATAGGCGAAGTTGAAGTAGCAGACTCTTTGTTTGCAGATGAGGGCGATGGCCTTCAATTGATCAAGGATTATATTGTTGCTATTCGCGCGAATAAAAGACAGTGGTCTGCATGCACTAGAAATCGTTCTGAAGTGAGTCATTCTACAAAAAAACCTTTCAAACAAAAAGGTACGGGTAATGCCCGTCAGGGATGTTTAGCTTCTCCTCAGTTTCGTGGGGGTGGGATTGTTTTTGGGCCTAAGCCTAAATTTAATCAACACGTACGTATAAACCGTAAAGAAAGAAAAGCCGCAATCAGGCTTTTGTTGGCGCAAAAAATTCAAACAAACAAATTGACTGTAGTTGACGATACGGTCTTTGTAGATGCTTTAACAGCTCCTAAAACTCAGTCAGCGTTAAGGTTTTTAAAAGATTGCAATGTTGAGTGTCGTAGCATTCTCTTTATTGATCACTTAGATCATGTAGAGAAGAATGAAAATTTAAGATTAAGTTTGCGTAACCTCACTGCAGTTAAGGGTTTTGTCTATGGAATCAATATCAATGGGTATGACTTAGCTTCTGCTCATAATATTGTTATTTCTAAAAAAGCTTTGCAGGAACTTGTTGAGCGTCTTGTTTCTGAAACGAAAGATTAA
- the rpmC gene encoding 50S ribosomal protein L29 — protein sequence MAAKKDLLTQLRGKGDDDLDAYVHENKKALFALRAENLLQNKVVKVHMFSTHKKNIARALTVKQERKGKVHG from the coding sequence ATGGCTGCTAAAAAGGATTTATTGACCCAGTTAAGGGGCAAAGGCGACGACGATTTAGATGCGTATGTTCATGAAAACAAAAAGGCTTTGTTTGCTTTAAGAGCAGAAAATTTACTGCAAAACAAAGTTGTGAAAGTTCATATGTTTTCTACGCATAAGAAAAATATTGCTCGAGCTCTAACAGTAAAACAAGAAAGAAAAGGTAAAGTCCATGGCTAG
- the rplF gene encoding 50S ribosomal protein L6 yields MSRKAREPILLPQGVEVSIQDDKIIVKGPKGSLTQKSVKEVEITLKDNSIFVHAAPHVVDRPSCMQGLYWALISNMVQGVHLGFEKRLEMIGVGFRASVQGAFLDLSIGVSHPTKIPIPSTLQVSVEKNTLISVKGLDKQLVGEFAASIRAKRPPEPYKGKGIRYENEYVRRKAGKAAKTGKK; encoded by the coding sequence ATGTCTCGTAAGGCTCGAGAACCTATTCTACTTCCTCAAGGAGTAGAAGTTTCGATTCAAGATGATAAAATTATTGTAAAAGGTCCTAAAGGGTCCTTAACACAGAAATCGGTCAAAGAAGTAGAAATCACCTTAAAAGATAACAGTATATTTGTACACGCAGCTCCCCATGTTGTCGATAGACCTAGCTGTATGCAGGGGTTATATTGGGCGCTCATTTCAAATATGGTTCAAGGTGTCCATTTAGGATTTGAAAAACGTTTAGAAATGATTGGAGTGGGTTTCAGAGCCTCTGTTCAAGGTGCATTTTTGGATCTCTCCATTGGGGTTTCTCACCCTACAAAAATTCCTATCCCATCTACTCTTCAGGTATCAGTTGAAAAAAATACTCTGATTTCAGTGAAAGGGCTTGATAAGCAGTTGGTTGGTGAATTTGCTGCAAGTATTCGCGCCAAACGTCCTCCTGAACCTTATAAAGGTAAGGGAATTCGTTATGAAAATGAATATGTCCGTCGTAAAGCTGGTAAAGCTGCGAAAACAGGCAAAAAATAG
- the rplN gene encoding 50S ribosomal protein L14 → MIQQESQLKVADNTGAKKVKCFKVLGGSRRRYATVGDVIVCSVRDVEPNSSIKKGDVIKAVIVRTRRHITRKDGSTLKFDTNSCVIIDDKGNPKGTRIFGPVAREIRDRGFIKISSLAPEVI, encoded by the coding sequence ATGATTCAGCAAGAAAGTCAGTTAAAAGTTGCCGATAATACTGGAGCTAAAAAAGTAAAATGCTTCAAGGTTCTTGGAGGTTCTCGTAGACGTTATGCTACTGTCGGAGATGTCATTGTATGCTCAGTTAGAGATGTCGAACCTAATAGTTCTATAAAAAAGGGAGACGTTATCAAAGCTGTGATCGTGCGCACACGTCGGCATATTACAAGAAAAGATGGGTCTACTTTAAAATTTGATACAAATAGCTGTGTAATTATCGATGATAAAGGAAATCCTAAAGGAACAAGGATTTTTGGCCCCGTAGCTCGAGAAATTCGAGATAGAGGTTTTATAAAAATTAGTTCTTTAGCTCCTGAGGTAATTTAA
- the rpsQ gene encoding 30S ribosomal protein S17 has protein sequence MASEPRGSRKVKIGVVVSAKMEKTVVVRVERIFSHPQYLKVVRSSKKYYAHTELKVSEGDKVKIQETRPLSKLKRWRVIEHVGVVS, from the coding sequence ATGGCTAGTGAACCAAGAGGCTCTAGAAAAGTTAAGATTGGTGTTGTTGTCTCGGCAAAAATGGAAAAAACTGTCGTTGTTCGAGTAGAAAGGATATTTTCTCATCCTCAGTATCTTAAAGTAGTGAGAAGTTCAAAGAAATATTACGCTCACACTGAACTAAAAGTTTCTGAAGGGGATAAAGTTAAAATTCAAGAAACACGACCTTTGTCTAAGCTTAAAAGATGGCGCGTTATAGAACATGTTGGCGTGGTAAGTTAG
- the rpsC gene encoding 30S ribosomal protein S3, with protein sequence MGQKGCPIGFRTGVTKKWRSLWYGNKQEFGKFLIEDVRIRQFLRKKPSCQGAAGFVVRRMSGKIEVTIQTARPGLVIGKKGAEVDLLKEELRALTGKEVWLEIAEIKRPELNAKLVADNIARQIERRVSFRRAMKKAMQSVMDAGAVGVKIQVSGRLAGAEIARSEWYKNGRVPLHTLRADIDYATACAETTYGIIGIKVWINLGENSSSTTPNNPAAPSAAA encoded by the coding sequence ATGGGTCAGAAAGGTTGTCCAATCGGATTTCGTACAGGGGTTACAAAAAAATGGCGTTCTCTTTGGTACGGAAATAAACAAGAATTTGGTAAATTTCTCATAGAAGATGTAAGAATTCGACAGTTTTTAAGAAAAAAACCTTCATGTCAAGGTGCCGCTGGATTTGTTGTCCGTCGTATGAGTGGTAAAATTGAAGTGACCATCCAAACCGCTCGTCCTGGGTTGGTAATTGGAAAAAAAGGCGCTGAAGTTGATCTGCTTAAAGAAGAGCTCAGAGCTCTTACCGGAAAAGAAGTCTGGTTAGAAATCGCGGAAATTAAACGTCCCGAACTAAATGCAAAATTAGTAGCTGATAACATTGCAAGACAAATTGAACGTCGAGTCTCTTTTAGACGGGCTATGAAAAAGGCAATGCAATCAGTAATGGATGCTGGAGCTGTTGGTGTAAAAATTCAAGTTTCAGGCAGGTTAGCAGGAGCCGAGATTGCTCGTTCTGAATGGTATAAAAATGGCCGTGTGCCGCTTCATACGCTAAGAGCTGACATTGATTATGCTACAGCTTGTGCGGAAACTACCTACGGAATTATCGGTATAAAAGTTTGGATTAATCTTGGAGAGAACTCCTCTTCTACAACTCCTAACAATCCGGCAGCACCCTCTGCAGCTGCTTAA
- the rpsS gene encoding 30S ribosomal protein S19: MSRSLRKGPFVDHHLLKKVRAMNIEEKKTPIKTWSRRSMITPEMIGHTFEVHNGKKFLTVFVSETMVGHKLGEFSPTRIFKSHPVKKG, encoded by the coding sequence ATGAGTAGATCGTTAAGAAAAGGTCCGTTTGTTGATCACCACCTCCTAAAAAAAGTGCGTGCAATGAACATAGAGGAGAAAAAAACTCCTATCAAAACATGGTCTCGTCGTTCAATGATTACTCCTGAGATGATCGGCCATACGTTTGAAGTTCACAACGGGAAGAAATTTTTAACCGTATTTGTTTCAGAAACTATGGTGGGTCATAAATTAGGAGAATTTTCTCCCACAAGGATATTTAAAAGCCATCCTGTGAAGAAAGGGTAA
- the rplC gene encoding 50S ribosomal protein L3, with protein sequence MRSHISVMGKKEGMIHIFDKDGSLVACSVIRVEPNVVTQIKTKESDGYFSLQIGAEEMNAPAHTITKRVSKPKLGHLRKAGGRVFRFLKEVRGSEEALNGVSLGDAFGLEVFEDVSSVDVRGISKGKGFQGVMKKFGFRGGPGSHGSGFHRHAGSIGMRSTPGRCFPGSKRPSHMGAENVTVKNLEVIKVDLEKKVLLVKGAIPGARGSIVIVKHSSRT encoded by the coding sequence ATGCGGTCTCATATTAGTGTGATGGGAAAAAAAGAAGGGATGATTCACATCTTTGATAAAGATGGATCCTTGGTTGCTTGCTCAGTAATTCGCGTTGAGCCTAACGTTGTTACCCAGATCAAAACTAAGGAAAGCGACGGATATTTCTCCTTGCAAATAGGAGCGGAAGAAATGAATGCCCCCGCTCATACAATTACAAAACGTGTTAGTAAGCCTAAACTCGGACATTTGCGTAAAGCTGGTGGTCGAGTTTTTCGTTTTCTTAAAGAAGTCCGAGGTTCTGAAGAGGCTCTTAATGGGGTGTCTTTGGGAGATGCTTTTGGATTGGAAGTTTTTGAAGATGTTTCCTCAGTTGATGTTCGTGGAATTTCAAAAGGAAAAGGTTTTCAAGGTGTCATGAAGAAATTTGGTTTTCGTGGCGGTCCAGGAAGCCATGGTTCAGGGTTTCATCGTCATGCAGGTTCTATAGGAATGCGATCGACTCCTGGTCGTTGTTTCCCTGGAAGTAAGCGTCCTAGTCATATGGGCGCAGAGAACGTTACTGTAAAAAATTTAGAAGTAATAAAAGTAGATTTAGAAAAAAAAGTACTGTTAGTTAAAGGTGCCATTCCTGGAGCGCGAGGCTCTATTGTTATAGTGAAACATTCTTCTAGAACTTAG
- the rplR gene encoding 50S ribosomal protein L18, which produces MESSLCKKSLMKRRRALRVRKVLKGSPTKPRLSVVKTNKHIYVQLIDDSIGKTLASVSTLSKLNKSQGLTKKNQEVAKVLGTQIAELGKNLQLDRVVFDRGPFKYHGIVSMVADGAREGGLQF; this is translated from the coding sequence ATGGAAAGTTCGTTATGTAAAAAGTCATTAATGAAAAGACGAAGAGCTTTGCGAGTGCGTAAAGTATTAAAAGGTTCCCCTACAAAGCCTCGTTTGTCCGTAGTGAAAACAAATAAACATATTTATGTACAGTTGATAGACGATTCTATCGGCAAGACGTTGGCTTCCGTTTCCACTCTATCAAAATTAAATAAGAGTCAAGGTCTGACTAAAAAAAACCAAGAAGTTGCTAAAGTATTAGGAACTCAAATTGCTGAATTGGGAAAAAACCTTCAACTTGATCGAGTTGTTTTCGATCGCGGTCCTTTCAAATATCACGGAATTGTTTCTATGGTAGCTGATGGGGCTAGAGAGGGTGGTTTACAGTTTTAA
- the rplV gene encoding 50S ribosomal protein L22, which yields MFKATARYIRVQPRKARLAAGLMRNLSVQEAEEQLGFSQLKAGRCLKKVLNSAVANAELHENIKRENLSVTEVRVDAGPVYKRSKSKSRGGRSPILKRTSHLTVIVGEKER from the coding sequence ATGTTTAAAGCGACCGCCCGATATATTCGGGTACAACCTCGTAAAGCTAGATTAGCTGCTGGGCTTATGAGAAATCTAAGTGTGCAAGAGGCTGAGGAACAGCTGGGATTTTCTCAGTTGAAAGCTGGAAGATGTTTAAAAAAGGTTTTAAATAGCGCTGTAGCTAATGCTGAATTGCATGAAAATATAAAGCGTGAAAATTTAAGCGTTACCGAAGTTCGAGTAGATGCCGGGCCTGTCTACAAGCGATCTAAATCAAAAAGTAGAGGAGGACGCTCTCCTATTTTAAAACGTACCAGTCACTTGACTGTTATTGTTGGTGAGAAGGAACGGTAA
- the rpsH gene encoding 30S ribosomal protein S8 yields MGMTSDSIADLLTRIRNALMAEHLYVDVEHSKMREAIVKILKHKGFVAHYLVKEENRKRAMRVFLQYSDDRKPVIHQLKRVSKPSRRVYVSAAKIPYVFGNMGISVLSTSQGVMEGSLARSKNIGGELLCLVW; encoded by the coding sequence ATGGGCATGACAAGTGATTCTATAGCAGATTTGTTAACGCGAATTCGTAACGCTTTGATGGCAGAACATCTGTATGTAGACGTAGAGCACAGTAAAATGCGAGAGGCTATTGTAAAAATCCTCAAGCATAAAGGTTTTGTGGCTCATTATTTAGTAAAGGAAGAAAACCGCAAACGCGCTATGCGTGTGTTTTTACAATATTCCGATGATCGTAAACCAGTAATACACCAACTGAAACGGGTATCAAAACCCTCTCGAAGAGTCTATGTATCGGCTGCGAAAATCCCTTACGTCTTTGGAAATATGGGAATTTCAGTCCTCTCCACTTCTCAGGGAGTTATGGAAGGTTCTCTAGCCAGATCTAAGAATATTGGGGGCGAATTGCTCTGTTTGGTGTGGTAA
- a CDS encoding 50S ribosomal protein L23: MKDPYDVIKRHYVTEKAKMLEHLSAGTGEGKKKGSFCKDPKFVFIVSHDATKPLIAQALEAIYVDKNVKVKSVNTINVKPQPARMFRGRRKGKTSGFKKAIVTFYQGHSVG; the protein is encoded by the coding sequence ATGAAAGATCCTTATGATGTAATTAAGCGTCACTACGTAACAGAGAAAGCTAAAATGTTAGAGCATTTAAGCGCTGGAACTGGAGAGGGAAAGAAAAAGGGAAGCTTTTGTAAAGACCCTAAATTTGTTTTTATAGTCTCTCATGATGCAACAAAGCCATTAATCGCCCAAGCTTTAGAGGCAATTTACGTTGATAAAAATGTAAAAGTAAAGAGTGTGAACACCATAAATGTAAAACCTCAACCCGCCCGCATGTTTCGAGGGCGCCGTAAAGGAAAAACCTCAGGATTTAAGAAAGCAATTGTAACTTTCTATCAAGGGCACTCTGTCGGATAA
- the rplP gene encoding 50S ribosomal protein L16 produces the protein MLMPKRTKFRKQQKGQFAGLSKGATFVDFGEYAMQTLERGWVTSRQIEACRVAINRYLKRRGKVWIRIFPDKSVTKKPAETRMGKGKGAPDHWVAVVRPGRILFEVANVSKEDAQDALRRAAAKLGIKTRFVKRVERV, from the coding sequence ATGTTAATGCCTAAACGAACAAAATTTCGTAAGCAACAAAAAGGACAGTTTGCAGGATTAAGTAAGGGAGCTACATTTGTAGACTTCGGAGAATATGCAATGCAAACTCTTGAGCGTGGCTGGGTCACCAGTCGTCAAATTGAAGCCTGCAGGGTTGCGATTAATAGATATTTAAAACGTCGAGGAAAAGTATGGATTCGTATTTTTCCAGACAAAAGTGTAACAAAAAAGCCTGCAGAAACTCGTATGGGTAAAGGTAAAGGGGCCCCAGATCATTGGGTAGCAGTAGTTCGTCCAGGACGTATATTGTTTGAAGTAGCGAATGTCTCTAAAGAAGATGCTCAAGATGCCCTCCGAAGAGCTGCTGCCAAACTAGGAATAAAAACACGTTTTGTTAAGCGAGTGGAAAGGGTATAA
- the rplX gene encoding 50S ribosomal protein L24 encodes MKKQNIRVGDKVFILAGNDKGKEGKVLSLTEDKVVVEGVNVRIKNIKRSQQNPKGKRISIEAPIHISNVRLTIAGEPAKLSVKVTEQGRELWQRRPDGTSQLYRLVRGKKG; translated from the coding sequence ATGAAAAAGCAAAACATTCGTGTTGGTGATAAGGTATTTATATTAGCTGGTAATGATAAAGGAAAAGAAGGAAAAGTCCTTTCTCTTACTGAAGATAAAGTAGTTGTCGAAGGTGTAAACGTTCGCATAAAAAATATAAAACGTAGTCAACAAAATCCTAAAGGTAAACGGATTAGTATAGAGGCTCCTATCCATATTTCTAATGTACGTTTAACCATAGCTGGTGAACCTGCCAAACTCTCTGTCAAAGTGACTGAACAGGGGCGGGAGTTGTGGCAAAGACGCCCTGACGGAACATCCCAGCTGTATCGTCTAGTGAGGGGAAAGAAAGGCTAA
- the rplB gene encoding 50S ribosomal protein L2: MFKKFKPVTPGTRQLVLPAFDELTTRGELRGTKSKRSLRPNKKLSFFKKSSGGRDNLGHISCRHRGGGAKQLYRVVDFKRNKDGITAKVVTVEYDPNRSAYIALLSYEDGEKRYILAPKGIQRGDVVVSGEGSPFKPGCCMTLKSIPLGLSVHNIEMRPSSGGKLVRSAGLAAQVIAKSPGYVTLKMPSGEFRMLNEGCRATIGEVSNADHNLRVDGKAGRRRWMGVRPTVRGTAMNPVDHPHGGGEGRHNGYIPRTPWGKVTKGLKTRDKNKSNKWIVKDRRK, from the coding sequence ATGTTTAAAAAATTTAAACCAGTAACTCCAGGAACTAGACAGCTGGTCCTTCCCGCTTTTGATGAGTTAACAACGCGTGGTGAGTTGCGCGGTACGAAGTCAAAAAGAAGTCTTCGACCAAATAAAAAGCTCTCTTTCTTTAAGAAGAGTTCTGGTGGAAGAGATAATTTAGGCCATATATCCTGCCGTCATCGTGGCGGAGGAGCAAAACAATTGTATAGGGTCGTTGACTTCAAACGTAATAAAGATGGGATTACTGCGAAAGTAGTTACTGTAGAATACGATCCTAATCGTTCTGCATACATTGCTCTCTTAAGCTACGAAGACGGAGAAAAACGTTACATTCTCGCCCCTAAAGGCATCCAAAGGGGAGACGTTGTTGTTTCAGGTGAAGGAAGTCCATTTAAGCCTGGATGTTGTATGACTTTAAAAAGCATACCTTTAGGATTGTCAGTTCATAATATTGAAATGCGTCCTTCTTCAGGTGGAAAGCTTGTAAGATCTGCTGGATTAGCTGCTCAAGTTATAGCTAAGTCTCCAGGATACGTTACTTTAAAGATGCCTTCTGGAGAGTTCCGTATGTTAAATGAGGGATGCAGAGCTACCATTGGTGAAGTTTCCAATGCCGATCACAACCTACGTGTAGATGGCAAAGCTGGAAGAAGACGTTGGATGGGAGTTCGTCCTACAGTCCGTGGTACTGCAATGAACCCTGTAGATCATCCCCACGGTGGTGGAGAAGGTCGCCATAATGGTTATATTCCACGTACACCTTGGGGAAAGGTTACGAAGGGATTAAAAACACGTGACAAGAACAAAAGTAATAAATGGATTGTTAAAGATCGTAGGAAATAA